Proteins encoded by one window of Lycium ferocissimum isolate CSIRO_LF1 unplaced genomic scaffold, AGI_CSIRO_Lferr_CH_V1 ctg8456, whole genome shotgun sequence:
- the LOC132045886 gene encoding uncharacterized protein LOC132045886 — translation MDWEEVTKLRLFQLNEMDEFWYQAYESAALYKARKKQYHDKKILKREFYKGDPVLLFNSWLKLLPGKLKSRWSGPFEVVGVSPHGAIELKSGDGTRTFKVNGQRVKQYHEIFDGDRIVDRYRLKHLGTNIDQ, via the coding sequence atgGATTGGGAAGAGGTGACCAAGCTCAGGTTGTTTCAACTCAATGAAATGGATGAATTTTGGTACCAGGCATATGAGAGTGCTGCACTTTATAAAGCGAGGAAGAAGCAGTATCATGACAAGAAAATCCTGAAGCGAGAATTCTACAAGGGTGATCCTGTCTTGCTGTTTAACTCTTGGTTGAAGTTGCTACCGGGCAAGCTAAAATCAAGGTGGTCTGGTCCGTTTGAGGTGGTAGGTGTTTCACCCCATGGGGCGATTGAACTGAAGTCCGGAGAtggaactcggacatttaaggtgaatgggCAGAGGGTGAAGCAATATCACGAAATATTTGATGGGGATAGAATTGTTGACCGATATCGGTTGAAGCACCTTGGAACAAATATTGACCAG